From the genome of Aspergillus chevalieri M1 DNA, chromosome 8, nearly complete sequence, one region includes:
- a CDS encoding putative NRPS-like enzyme (COG:Q;~EggNog:ENOG410PIAK;~InterPro:IPR000873,IPR009081,IPR006162,IPR036736, IPR036291,IPR020806,IPR013120,IPR042099,IPR020845;~PFAM:PF00501,PF00550,PF01370,PF07993;~SMCOG1002:AMP-dependent synthetase and ligase;~antiSMASH:Cluster_8.5;~go_function: GO:0031177 - phosphopantetheine binding [Evidence IEA]), whose translation MLETPFPPSETKPPSAFSPVPTLEVKTTSVKVPEREALTVDELVRHRASLGSSQPVISYPRTGTDYVDYPLRQLDIYAFRVAKDIGARIPPRTSSLETPAVIALLGPSDLSYLVTLLALTKLGHSVLFLSTRISLEAYASLLEKTQSKHIFIYGSFRDIAAELKGRLPDLHVSEIPTQASYDSPIIEDVDTNLTPHLDLEKESKYISFIIHSSGSTGLPKPIFQTQGAAIRNYAGNMNMSGFITLPLYHNHGISCLFRAVHSCKTLHLYNAELPLTKQFLLGIMQDHEFEIFYGVPYALKLLAESDEGIAVLAKFKAVMFGGSACPDSLGNRLVESGVNLISHYGTTETGQLMTSFRPREDKEWDYLRPSEAVKKYLQFEERSPGIFELICLDGWPSKVMSNRPDGSYATKDLFLKHQTIEAYKYYARLDDTIVLVNGEKVNPLDMEGIVRQNDLVSEAVVFGSGRASIGLAVVRAPNTEFLSDKDIIERIWPAVENAHEAMPAYGQLAKTLVRVLPADTEYPRTDKGTVIRQAFYRNFSQLIDEAYATENAMTGSLKLSEPELKTFIREQLQSILPAKAQAALTDDADFFGLGMDSLQATQLRSILVKTIDTNSQQLGLNVAFEHPTVNDLARYLGSLVSGTADSGVSAEEQMRVLISKYSQFEQHRPVPNGLSGGYIVVTGATGSLGSHVAARLSVLPHVQKVYCLVRAGSIIEAYDRLLISMRTRRVYDTLPDAARNKLVALPSDLSRTTLGLAPTTYNTLTSEITDIIHCAWSVNFNYQLASFEKDSIGGLKNLIDLALKAQRPAPATFNFCSSVSAVVNTEGNDIPETLPEKLSYAQGMGYAQSKLVGEYLCAAAKRQTGIRARVLRIGQVIGDTQHGIWNATEAIPLMLQSATTIGALPKLDESHLWLPVDTVADTVINITLSSSSEGTEPSGIFNIVNNTPFHWTRDLLPHLHAAGLDFEEVDQREWLRRLRESNADPVQNPPIKLVDFFANKYDTDQPRRTLNWRTEEARRVSGALASAGPLSRGLVLRIVEYFRKGCWN comes from the exons CATTGACAGTCGATGAGCTCGTCCGACATAGAGCGTCACTCGGTTCCTCGCAACCGGTGATATCGTATCCACGCACAGGTACCGACTACGTCGACTATCCACTTCGCCAACTGGATATCTATGCTTTTCGAGTTGCCAAGGACATTGGAGCTCGTATCCCTCCGAGAACGTCTTCGTTGGAGACACCTGCAGTGATTGCTCTCCTGGGACCGTCTGATCTCAGTTACCTGGTCACTCTCCTTGCGCTTACGAAACTCGGTCACTCAGTTCTGTTTCTCTCGACGCGAATTTCTCTTGAAGCATATGCCTcgttgttggagaagacacAGTCCAAGCATATCTTTATCTATGGTTCCTTCAGAGATATCGCGGCCGAACTCAAAGGGCGACTCCCGGATTTGCATGTCAGCGAGATTCCGACTCAAGCGTCCTACGATTCTCCTATTATTGAGGATGTCGACACAAACCTCACGCCGCACTTGGACCTGGAAAAAGAGTCCAAATATATCTCGTTCATCATCCACTCCAGCGGCTCGACAGGCCTTCCCAAACCGATCTTCCAGACCCAGGGTGCTGCGATCAGGAATTACGCTGggaacatgaacatgtccggATTCATCACGCTTCCGCTGTACCACAACCACGGCATCAGTTGTCTTTTCCGAGCGGTCCACTCGTGCAAGACGCTCCATTTGTACAATGCTGAGTTGCCGCTCACAAAGCAGTTTCTGCTTGGCATTATGCAGGACCATGAATTTGAGATCTTCTACGGAGTGCCGTATGCTCTCAAGCTGCTTGCGGAGTCGGATGAGGGCATCGCTGTTCTGGCGAAATTCAAGGCTGTTATGTTTGGTGGTTCTGCTTGTCCGGATTCGCTGGGTAACCGACTAGTGGAGAGCGGTGTTAATCTTATCAGTCACTATGGAAC GACTGAAACTGGTCAGTTGATGACCTCTTTCCGGCCACGGGAAGACAAGGAATGGGACTATCTACGCCCCTCAGAAGCCGTAAAGAAGTACCTTCAATTCGAAGAGCGCAGTCCTGGCATCTTCGAGCTCATTTGTCTGGACGGCTGGCCGTCAAAGGTGATGTCCAACAGACCAGATGGTTCCTACGCCACGAAAGATCTCTTCTTGAAACACCAGACAATCGAAGCATACAAGTACTATGCACGCCTGGACGACACTATCGTCCTCGTCAACGGCGAGAAGGTGAATCCATTGGATATGGAAGGCATTGTTCGACAGAACGATCTGGTTTCCGAGGCCGTCGTCTTCGGGTCTGGGAGGGCGAGTATCGGGTTGGCTGTTGTTCGTGCGCCTAACACGGAATTCTTGTCTGACAAGGATATCATTGAACGTATTTGGCCTGCTGTTGAGAACGCCCACGAGGCCATGCCCGCGTATGGCCAGCTTGCCAAGACTTTGGTCAGAGTCCTCCCGGCAGACACTGAGTACCCTCGTACGGACAAGGGAACTGTGATCCGACAAGCCTTTTATAGGAACTTCAGCCAGTTGATCGACGAAGCATACGCAACGGAGAATGCAATGACCGGCTCATTGAAACTGTCAGAGCCAGAGCTGAAGACCTTCATCAGGGAACAGCTACAGTCGATTCTGCCGGCTAAAGCCCAGGCTGCTTTGACTGATGACGCTGACTTTTTCGGTCTCGGGATGGATTCGTTGCAAGCTACGCAGCTACGGTCTATTCTTGTCAAAACGATCGATACGAATAGTCAGCAGCTGGGACTTAATGTTGCTTTTGAGCATCCGACGGTCAATGACTTGGCGCGTTATCTTGGCTCCCTTGTTTCCGGGACAGCGGATAGTGGTGTATCGGCTGAGGAGCAGATGAGGGTGTTGATTTCGAAGTACAGTCAGTTTGAACAGCATAGGCCGGTTCCTAATGGTCTCAGTGGGGGATACATT GTCGTTACAGGAGCTACCGGGTCGCTGGGTAGTCATGTGGCCGCAAGATTATCGGTTCTGCCACATGTTCAGAAGGTTTACTGCCTCGTACGCGCAGGTTCGATAATCGAGGCATACGACCGTCTGCTCATATCAATGCGCACTCGAAGAGTCTATGATACTCTCCCTGATGCCGCTCGAAATAAGCTGGTCGCGCTTCCATCGGATCTGTCTCGGACCACCCTGGGACTAGCCCCCACGACATACAACACCTTGACTTCAGAAATAACAGACATCATCCACTGCGCCTGGTCCGTCAACTTCAACTACCAGCTCGCCAGCTTCGAAAAAGACAGCATCGGCGGTCTCAAAAACCTAATCGACCTCGCTCTCAAAGctcaacgaccagcaccagcaacatTCAACTTCTGCTCCTCTGTCAGTGCCGTCGTCAACACCGAAGGCAATGATATCCCCGAAACCCTCCCCGAGAAACTCAGCTACGCACAAGGCATGGGCTACGCCCAGTCAAAGCTTGTAGGCGAGTACCTCTGCGCCGCCGCCAAACGGCAAACAGGCATTCGAGCCCGCGTCCTTCGAATCGGCCAGGTCATCGGGGATACACAGCACGGAATCTGGAACGCAACAGAGGCAATCCCGCTAATGCTCCAATCCGCCACGACGATCGGTGCACTTCCAAAGCTCGACGAATCGCATCTTTGGCTTCCTGTCGATACCGTCGCGGACACCGTCATCAACATCACgctctcatcctcatcagaaGGCACAGAGCCATCAGGCATCTTCAACATCGTCAACAACACCCCCTTCCACTGGACGCGCGATCTCCTCCCCCATCTGCACGCCGCAGGCCTCGACTTTGAAGAAGTCGATCAGCGCGAATGGCTCCGTCGTCTGCGCGAATCAAACGCAGACCCTGTTCAGAACCCACCGATCAAACTGGTCGATTTCTTCGCAAACAAGTATGATACCGACCAACCACGGCGGACGTTGAATTGGCGCACGGAGGAGGCGAGACGGGTTTCGGGTGCATTGGCGAGCGCTGGGCCGTTGAGTCGGGGGCTTGTGTTGAGGATAGTTGAATATTTCCGAAAGGGTTGTTGGAATTAG
- a CDS encoding uncharacterized protein (COG:K;~EggNog:ENOG410Q2SA;~InterPro:IPR036864,IPR007219,IPR001138;~PFAM:PF00172,PF04082;~antiSMASH:Cluster_8.5;~go_function: GO:0000981 - DNA-binding transcription factor activity, RNA polymerase II-specific [Evidence IEA];~go_function: GO:0003677 - DNA binding [Evidence IEA];~go_function: GO:0008270 - zinc ion binding [Evidence IEA];~go_process: GO:0006351 - transcription, DNA-templated [Evidence IEA];~go_process: GO:0006355 - regulation of transcription, DNA-templated [Evidence IEA]) encodes MELLPKPPKSSIDTSMDRVAIPRAGPLPPPATRRRVERACQACRDRKIRCDGERPACSHCLNTKVNCVYPSNRREKDKDALQQLKSQNEQYKSLLEKIAGRVGCIAEDIDQVLGPEAKKRKRSPSPGRKESFSSGSSTGSLDALDVVDEDINRNQESRATGFVGKNSEVSWLQSLDIEAERVNHPGHTHGRRSTSGTSHDNHIASKSYHADERPIAVECEGLNPYDIPPKHTADVYYNIYFSFVDAHFPIVRKSLFTVQYERYYTEPFLKPGKKWLCVLNLIFAIASRYCAFVGNYVPDGSDDRIFFSRAKMLSANDNIIYAHPDLQQVQIEALLAFYFLIQSQVNRAWKMIRIASSSAIALGINMRNVDDKTDIVSKESRCRLWCSIFMLEHSLTTMTGRASSLDESFSVHAPVPLTEGSFSDSAASLCLSDESEREKIANWTLFETELQTRARSERLRSIRPNPSLYFSYQMDLSLIASTITSRIYGVHALRDGWDQVKNAIKGYSKKLNRWVSTINALFAFADGDGELLRGPSSREKTSLALHFYSTCILINRPCLSRPGLREHGGVRFPRSRFGNDTALTCVRSALLLLAVLPDEPDEGWFYTISPWWTMLHFIMQATAVLLIDLTVGSVPVKTELGHEEQPERCPHSTGTALSSCKKAIRWLHHMANHDFACKRGFELSVNFLRRIASSKNLDLEGVPLPALLPPDESSGSRRSSTPQLASASSNHEGFGGSTSTTPGSGMTWPRELFPLNLAEEPDMAWFLSIADLPEPPNT; translated from the exons ATGGAACTTCTACCAAAACCTCCCAAATCCTCCATTGACACCAGCATGGACAGGGTCGCCATACCACGCGCCGGTCCCCTACCGCCTCCAGCAACCCGTCGGCGAGTGGAACGCGCCTGCCAGGCTTGCCGCGATCGCAAGATCCGTTGCGATGGCGAAAGACCAGCATGTAGCCATTGTCTAAATACGAAGGTCAATTGCGTCTATCCCTCGAACCGGCGGGAGAAAGACAAGGACGCGCTCCAGCAGCTCAAGAGCCAAAATGAGCAATATAAATCTTTGTTGGAGAAGATTGCGGGGAGGGTGGGTTGTATAGCGGAGGATATTGACCAGGTGCTAGGT CCCGAagcgaagaaaaggaaacgcTCTCCTAGTCCTGGCCGCAAAGAAAGCTTCTCTTCAGGCTCGTCAACAGGGTCCCTAGACGCCTTAGATGTTGTAGACGAAGACATCAACAGAAACCAAGAAAGCAGAGCAACTGGGTTTGTAGGGAAAAATTCTGAGGTTTCCTGGTTACAGAGTTTGGACATCGAGGCTGAGAGAGTTAATCATCCAGGTCATACCCACGGCAGAAGGAGCACCTCAGGAACGTCGCACGACAACCATATCGCGTCCAAGTCATACCATGCAGATGAACGGCCCATAGCTGTTGAGTGTGAAGGATTGAACCCGTATGACATACCGCCGAAACACACGGCCGACGTGTACTACAACATATATTTCAGCTTCGTTGATGCCCATTTCCCTATCGTTCGGAAATCGCTTTTCACGGTTCAATATGAGCGGTACTATACGGAGCCCTTCCTTAAACCGGGGAAGAAATGGCTTTGTGTTTTGAATTTGATCTTTGCTATCGCGTCTCGGTACTGCGCGTTTGTTGGGAATTACGTGCCCGATGGGTCCGATGATAGGATATTCTTTTCCAGAGCGAAAATGCTCAGTGCCAACGACAATATCATCTATGCTCATCCAGATCTTCAGCAGGTACAGATTGAAGCGTTGTTGGCTTTCTATTTTCTGATACAATCACAAGTCAACAG AGCGTGGAAGATGATACGCATTGCATCGAGCTCAGCAATTGCTCTTGGAATCAACATGCGCAATGTGGATGACAAGACCGACATCGTATCTAAAGAGTCACGGTGCCGTCTTTGGTGTTCAATCTTCATGCTCGAACATTCTCTCACAACCATGACTGGTAGGGCTTCAAGCTTGGATGAGTCGTTCTCCGTACATGCACCTGTTCCGCTCACTGAAGGCTCGTTCTCAGACAGTGCCGCGTCTTTGTGTCTTAGTGATGAATCGGAGCGCGAGAAGATCGCAAACTGGACTTTATTCGAGACCGAGCTACAGACCAGAGCCCGTTCTGAGCGACTCCGGTCAATCAGACCGAACCCGTCCCTTTATTTTTCCTATCAGATGGATTTGTCACTAATAGCAAGTACCATCACCAGTCGTATCTACGGGGTCCATGCCTTGCGAGACGGATGGGACCAGGTAAAAAATGCGATCAAGGGTTACTCCAAAAAGTTGAACAGATGGGTATCTACTATTAATGCCTTATTTGCTTTTGccgatggcgatggcgagCTGCTCCGCGGTCCTTCATCACGCGAAAAAACCAGCCTCGCCCTGCACTTCTACAGCACTTGCATCCTAATAAACCGCCCGTGTCTCTCACGCCCAGGGCTCAGAGAGCACGGTGGTGTCCGGTTTCCTAGGAGTCGCTTCGGAAACGATACTGCGCTTACTTGCGTCCGCTCTGCACTCCTACTCCTTGCCGTTCTACCAGACGAGCCCGATGAGGGGTGGTTCTATACAATATCCCCATGGTGGACGATGCTGCATTTTATCATGCAAGCAACAGCAGTCCTCCTCATCGATCTCACCGTGGGTTCTGTGCCCGTGAAAACAGAACTAGGCCACGAAGAACAACCCGAAAGATGCCCACATTCCACCGGCACAGCCCTCTCCAGCTGCAAGAAAGCCATCCGCTGGCTCCACCACATGGCAAACCACGACTTCGCCTGTAAACGCGGCTTCGAACTCTCCGTCAATTTTCTCCGTCGCATTGCATCGTCCAAGAACCTCGATCTCGAAGGCGTGCCGCTTCCAGCGCTGTTACCGCCAGATGAGTCGAGTGGTTCTCGAAGGTCATCTACTCCACAGCTGGCTTCTGCGAGTTCGAACCATGAAGGTTTCGGAGGCAGTACTTCGACGACTCCTGGGTCTGGGATGACGTGGCCGAGGGAATTGTTCCCGTTGAATCTTGCAGAGGAGCCGGATATGGCTTGGTTTTTGTCTATTGCTGATTTACCAGAGCCGCCTAATACATGA
- the REV1 gene encoding putative DNA damage repair protein Mus42 (BUSCO:EOG092608WI;~COG:L;~EggNog:ENOG410PGCN;~InterPro:IPR036420,IPR017961,IPR031991,IPR001357, IPR025527,IPR036775,IPR043502,IPR001126,IPR043128;~PFAM:PF16589,PF00817,PF14377,PF00533,PF11799, PF16727;~antiSMASH:Cluster_8.5;~go_function: GO:0003684 - damaged DNA binding [Evidence IEA];~go_process: GO:0006281 - DNA repair [Evidence IEA]): MGSQLDANSSAVRKRIENHSFNGEEGEEYEASSFGGFSDYMRRKKIKLQNLDAEIRASSADNPPIFRGVVAHVNGYTQPSLQDLHHLIVSHGGGFVQYLESKTAATHIIASSLTPKKREEFRRYRIVKPAWVVESVQAGRMLPWEHFKVVDEGQTQKVLKFNSGRLLSQTNSPRTGYNDQTSSSWYTSQLKLPIERKDTAPRSTPPETTGNSDEPLNATSQSDYGEFPSFSALDERQQPSDDVQGNELPDSRPSVDLPEQIGARSFSPTSPNKAKQTPSLSPKVPTLKPDLTSEEYNAQLLNDPRMRGSSVVNPEFLQQYYRESRLHHLSAWKAELKAQLQVAAKEKTISQAGKKKRAPGARRYILHVDFDCFFAAVSTLKHPELSGKPVAIAHGTGTGSEIASCNYVARSHGVKNGMWMKGALQACPELQVLPYDFSAYEDASRKFYSAVLAIDGVVQSVSIDEALVDITSSCLEAGGTDGRGISEGSIYREQLKADEIAQSLRDSVKATAGCAVSVGIGGNILLAKLALRKAKPAGQFQLKPEAVLDFIGNLTAQDLPGVGYSLGTKMEDLGVKFVKDIRDISKERLLSSLGPKTGAKLYDYARGIDRTEVGNEVLRKSVSAEVNWGIRFVSQAQAEDFVQSLCAELHRRLVENLVKGKQLTLKVMRRAADAPLEPVKHLGHGKCDVFNKSIILGISTNTKEVLGKEAVTMLRSFNISPGDLRGLGVQMTKLEPLKSGDAEKPESSQQQLNFKASPARKRMEHTVDPDNLESPHKGESETVTSITHNPALDSGHKRLNISGTQFVLPSQPDPEVVAELPNDIRSRLKAQAKPVRDPRPTSPCPPPRQVQAPATELPPQSQLDPETLAALPEDVRAEVLGYYNQSTRDITPQPSTSSAPPARPLSTGPSRIQKPPTPSKKRRGRPPIKTSGNMTLTQSFVRARPPTASNASGPSRQFTPPAEHPEISEDFLAALPEDIRREVLEDHKRNTRLQQRPSNANVAVSAPRRVIQPKPRSQQSAQRRLHLPPLPERPTFTSKKLSNVSDLRAAVGAWHAVFADEGPFTEDVTSLSRYLQRVVVDEKDVDKAVSVVNWLAWLVDDGRESEEALESKRPKVPDSPRDSVTWDGALQSLRVDLNNAVEERGLPPVEFD; this comes from the exons ATGGGCTCGCAGCTGGATGCAAACTCCAGCGCTGTGCGCAAACGGATAGAAAACC ATAGCTTCAATGGCGAGGAGGGCGAAGAGTATGAGGCATCTAGCTTTGGTGGATTTTCCGATTATATGCGGCGCAAGAAGATCAAACTGCAAAACCTAGATGCAGAGATACGCGCCTCATCCGCGGACAACCCCCCCATCTTCCGAGGCGTGGTTGCGCATGTCAACGGCTACACGCAACCATCTCTGCAGGACCTCCATCATCTTATAGTGAGCCATGGAGGTGGATTTGTCCAGTACCTGGAGTCCAAGACTGCGGCGACACACATCATCGCCAGCTCGCTGACTCCGAAGAAGCGCGAGGAGTTTCGCAGATATCGCATTGTCAAGCCGGCTTGGGTGGTTGAGAGTGTTCAAGCAGGGCGGATGCTTCCCTGGGAGCACTTCAAGGTGGTGGATGAGGGACAGACTCAGAAAGTGCTTAAGTTCAATAGCGGACGTCTGCTTAGCCAGACGAATAGTCCTCGAACAGGGTACAATGATCAAACTAGCTCGAGCTGGTACACGTCGCAATTGAAACTCCCAATTGAACGAAAGGATACAGCCCCTCGGTCCACGCCGCCGGAGACTACCGGAAACTCGGACGAACCTCTAAATGCAACGAGTCAGTCTGATTATGGCGAATTTCCGAGTTTCAGTGCTCTTGATGAACGACAACAGCCATCAGATGATGTACAAGGTAACGAGTTACCAGACTCCAGACCAAGCGTCGATCTTCCGGAACAAATTGGAGCACGAAGCTTTTCTCCGACATCTCCGAATAAAGCAAAACAAACACCTTCATTGTCTCCCAAGGTGCCTACTTTAAAACCAGATCTGACATCCGAAGAATATAACGCACAGCTCCTGAATGATCCCCGTATGAGGGGTTCAAGCGTTGTTAACCCAGAATTCCTCCAGCAGTACTACAGAGAGTCCCGCTTGCACCATCTTTCAGCATGGAAAGCTGAGCTAAAGGCCCAGCTCCAAGTggcagcaaaagaaaaaacaatATCTCAAGCGGGCAAAAAGAAGCGTGCTCCAGGGGCCAGGCGATACATTCTTCACGTTGACTTTGACTGCTTTTTTGCGGCAGTATCAACGCTCAAGCATCCGGAGCTGAGCGGGAAACCGGTTGCCATCGCTCATGGTACGGGTACTGGCTCTGAGATCGCCAGTTGCAACTATGTAGCACGGTCCCATGGCGTCAAAAACGGGATGTGGATGAAGGGCGCCCTACAAGCATGTCCTGAGCTGCAAGTGCTACCTTACGATTTCTCCGCTTACGAGGATGCAAGTCGCAAATTTTACAGCGCTGTATTGGCTATTGATGGTGTTGTCCAGAGTGTCAGTATTGACGAAGCCTTGGTGGACATAACCTCCTCTTGCCTGGAAGCCGGAGGCACGGATGGCAGGGGTATATCCGAAGGGTCTATCTATCGTGAACAACTCAAGGCGGATGAAATCGCCCAAAGTCTACGGGACTCAGTAAAAGCCACCGCTGGCTGTGCAGTTTCTGTCGGTATCGGTGGCAATATCCTACTAGCAAAGCTTGCGCTGCGAAAAGCCAAACCTGCTGGACAATTCCAGCTGAAACCTGAGGCCGTGCTTGATTTCATCGGTAACCTCACGGCTCAGGATCTACCGGGAGTAGGATACAGTCTTGGAACAAAAATGGAAGATCTAGGTGTCAAATTCGTCAAGGATATCAGGGATATTTCTAAGGAAAGGCTGCTTTCCAGCTTGGGACCAAAGACAGGTGCAAAGCTGTATGATTACGCTCGTGGTATCGACCGAACAGAAGTTGGGAACGAGGTCCTCAGAAAGTCCGTTTCCGCTGAAGTCAACTGGGGTATTCGATTTGTGAGTCAAGCTCAAGCTGAAGATTTCGTGCAATCTTTGTGTGCAGAGTTGCACCGGAGATTAGTTGAGAATCTTGTGAAGGGCAAGCAATTGACCCTCAAAGTCATGCGACGAGCTGCGGACGCACCATTAGAGCCAGTGAAACATCTGGGACATGGCAAGTGTGACGTCTTCAACAAGAGCATTATTCTTGGGATTTCCACCAATACAAAAGAAGTCCTCGGAAAAGAAGCAGTCACTATGCTCCGGAGCTTCAATATCTCGCCAGGCGATCTGCGGGGCTTAGGTGTGCAAATGACCAAACTAGAACCACTTAAATCCGGCGACGCAGAGAAACCTGAAAGCAGCCAGCAACAACTTAACTTCAAGGCATCGCCAGCCCGGAAGCGCATGGAGCATACCGTCGACCCCGACAACTTGGAGAGTCCTCACAAAGGGGAATCAGAGACAGTCACATCAATCACCCACAACCCAGCATTAGACAGCGGCCACAAGCGGTTGAATATCTCTGGTACTCAGTTCGTCCTACCATCTCAGCCTGATCCCGAGGTCGTCGCAGAACTTCCAAATGATATCCGGTCGAGACTGAAAGCGCAAGCCAAACCTGTACGAGATCCGCGGCCCACATCTCCCTGTCCTCCGCCTCGTCAAGTCCAGGCGCCTGCAACAGAACTTCCCCCTCAATCTCAACTTGATCCCGAGACTTTGGCAGCCTTACCGGAAGATGTGCGTGCTGAGGTTCTAGGTTACTACAATCAATCCACTAGGGACATCACGCCGCAGCCTTCAACATCTAGCGCACCCCCAGCACGCCCTCTATCCACAGGTCCCTCGAGAATCCAAAAGCCCCCGACACCAAGTAAAAAGCGCCGTGGCCGCCCTCCGATCAAGACATCCGGCAACATGACCCTTACACAAAGCTTCGTCCGGGCACGGCCCCCAACCGCGAGCAACGCCAGTGGGCCCTCGAGACAATTTACCCCTCCAGCAGAACACCCAGAGATATCAGAAGACTTCCTCGCCGCCCTCCCGGAAGACATCCGCCGTGAGGTTCTCGAAGATCACAAACGTAATACCCGTTTGCAACAACGCCCCTCGAATGCAAATGTGGCTGTCTCAGCCCCTCGACGAGTAATCCAACCCAAACCACGTAGTCAACAATCTGCACAAAGGcgcctccatcttcccccGCTCCCGGAACGGCCTACATTCACGTCAAAGAAGCTTTCAAATGTATCAGACCTTCGCGCTGCAGTTGGTGCCTGGCATGCTGTTTTCGCAGACGAGGGTCCCTTCACTGAGGACGTGACATCGCTCTCTCGGTATTTGCAGCGCGTCGTCGTCGACGAGAAGGACGTAGACAAGGCTGTGTCGGTGGTCAACTGGCTCGCGTGGTTGGTTGATGACGGACGTGAGAGTGAAGAGGCTCTGGAGAGTAAGCGACCGAAGGTACCTGATAGTCCTCGCGATTCTGTGACGTGGGATGGTGCTCTTCAGTCTCTGCGGGTGGATTTGAATAATGCTGTTGAGGAGAGGGGGTTGCCGCCTGTGGAATTTGATTAA